TtgcctgggggtggggtggggaggtgggggagtgCATTGAGTCCATTGAGATGGAGGGATGAGGGAATTCAAAAGAATGGAGATGAagaagggcaggggagggaagggagagatagggagagatagagagagactgAGAATTATATAGCAGTATGCAAACATCCAGTTTAAAACCTGTGAAGCAAAGATAAATGCGTGTATGAGCTAGACAGGGATGAGAAGCGACAGTTTTCTCTTCAAAGAGACGGTATCCCTTCTGTTAACATACACAGGTGAACCAGAACTGCTGTGAGTGTCCTTCCGACAAGATTTCCCTCTGGGTGAATTTTGTGTGGGTGGCCTCAAAGCTCCTCTCTACAACATGAGACCTCCCAAAGAAAGACCTTATTCTGTAAAGTCTAGAAAAGcctgttttctctttaaaaagaaaaaaataataataattgattaaAAATTGGAGTTAGTTATTtgatatattatttctaaaatatattaccGTTGCAGGCACCCTGTGTAACCCACAGGCCACATATCTTAATACCTTCCCCTTCtaatatgtacacacatgtacagAAACGATTTGCCACCAAAAAAGGGTGTGCATTTTGCTTGGCTTTGAACACGTTCACCTATGTTAGTTCAACTAAAAGGGATAGCGTCCTAGGAGTTAAGAAGAGATCCGAGGGGATGGTGAAGTGAATGGCTGAAGCCTGCAGAAGCCCTGCGGGGCGGGAGGCGGGCCCGGTGGTTCTGGCAAACCTGGCTGACTTTCCCCacccctcctcagcccctgggaTTCTCAGGGCCTCTGCAGAGTCCCTGGCCGCCTCCACAGACTTCTCATTCCTCAAATGGTCTTTGGTTTGCTCCCGATCTGGCTGGCTGTGTTTGGTCTCATTCTGTCAGGTGTTGGAAGGGCTCGGTTCATCTGTTGTTTTGCTGGTGCCTGTGGGAGTCTCACTTGCTGCGCTGTGAGGCGACTCCCTGAGGGTATTTCTGCTCCTGCTGTTTCACCTGTTATACAGTTTCTCTGATCTTGCGCTGTGCAGTCTGGCTATCAAAGAAGTATCCGATAATTCCGGCGATCACTTCCGCGTTTTCATCTGTCGTGTGGTCACGAGGTACGATGACTTCTGCACTGGTTAAGTTCTGCAGTTCATCCACGGTCTTGCCACCTTTGCCAATCACCCGGCCAGCTACGGAAGAGGGCATTCTGACATGGGCTTCCAGCTTCACTTCTTCTTTGGGATTAaagtagttttcctttttcagtttcccaaagaTCCGTCCCTGGACCTAGAGCTGGGCTTCCGGTGGCCGGGTGATGATGACCATCCTTTCGCTGACGTCTGGGCCTTCTGCAGGGGCGATCTTGATGGAGGCTCCGGCAAATCTCCAGGTGTTTGATGTGTGCCCCCTTCTTCCCGATGATGGCGCCCACAGCCTGGGTTGGGATGAAGAGATTCACAATCTCCTGCTCTGGATAAGAGTGATGATGCGAGAACGGGCCAAACTGGTGATGGGGGTACAGGCTGGAGAAGTATCCGGAGTGGGTATTAGCAGCCAATATATCATTTTCAAAGGCCTCACGCAGCTTCTTCATAATCTCTATCTCAGCACTGGCACAGGCCTCAATTGTGCCCTTCACAGTGGTGGTTCTTTCCGGGTTGTATATGCTCAAATCCTACAAAGATGAGATTGCTATCTTGGTCCCTGTTTCATGTTCAATTTTCTTCAAATTCCTGCCTTCTTTTCCAGTCAGTCTTCCAACCAAGCTATTGGGGGCCAAGATTTTCAGAGGAATCTCTACAGCTAGTTTGGTCTCATCTGCCTCTTTCTGCATGATTTCAGGAATCATGCGACATGCTTCAGAAGTCCCCCCAGGATGGCATGGATGGTGACAGGCTTCTCTGCAGCTCCAGATTCTCTTTTCTATGGATGTCTACCTGGGACTGGGTCTGCTTGACCATGAAGGTCAAGCCCTCCTTTCCGATGATGGCACCAACAAACTGGGTGGGGACCAGGATCCGCAGTGGGAAATCAATCTGTCTGGCCTGAGAATCGTCCTCAGGGCTGGCCTTGCTCCCCGGGAAAAGTGGTCCCACACTGGGCTCGCTGAGGGGGCGACGGGAAGCTCACCTCTTCATCTGGGATGTAGGAAATCTTGAAGAAGTAGTTCTCACACTGATGCCCGCTTAGCTTCTCCATCACTATTTTTGCTGCTTCTCTTGTTGCATATGTGACGTTGACCATGGCGGTTTCTATGTCTGTGTTGACTTGTTCCACATTCTCCACTGTTCTGTACTGAGCCAAAAGTCCATCGAACACCTCCCACTGCAGGCGAGGAGGGATGTTTCGAATCTGACTTTTCCTGCTCCTTAGCTTTTTAGAGACTGAGTAATCAACTTCCATGATTTTCCCATGCAATTTCACTTTACCCGAGAGGGTCTCGATGGCGCGGATGGCCCAGTTCTGGTCGGGGTAGTCCACACAGGCGTAGCCGGACTTGAGCAGGACCTGTCCCGCCAGGGGCAGCATCCTGTCCCCAAAGAGCTGCCGGAGGTCGTCGGCGGTGACGGCTGGGCTCAGGTTCCCGATGTAAAGCTTGTTCATCATCCGTCTCGACCCCGTCGCCTCCTCGGCTGCCCtcgtctctcctcctcctccgtGCCCCTTCCCCGCCCTCCGCCCCGCCAGctacccacccccaccctcagcctGGCTCCCTCCACCACTGCAGGCCCGGCCTGCCCGGGGGCAGAGGTCAAGATTGGCATTTTTGAAGAATCCAGGCCAGCTAATATTCCTCAATTTAGCTGTGATTGTTTCCTCATGGTTAGATTAGAGTTAaacatttttggcaggaataccaTGTGGATGacatcttcccctccctccctccctccctccctccctcccttccttccttccttccttccttccttccttccttccttccttccttccttccttctttcctttcgtcctgcctggctgcctgcctgcctgccttctaggttcaagcgatcttcatgcctcagcctctcaagtagctgggactacatgcttgcgccaccatgcctagccagtttttttgtattttttcttagagacagagttttgccatgctggccaggctggtctggaactcctagcctcaagtgatccacctacctcagtctcctatagtgctgggattataagcgtgagccacggcacctggcctggATAACATCTTTTTTAGTGCATCACATCAGTGCATGATAATCAGTTTGTATCATCCTTGGTGATATTAAATTTAGTCATTTGGTTAAAGTTGTAGCTGTCAAATCTCTCCGTTGTCAAAAGTTTATTTCCGCCTTAGTATATAGTGATCTGCTGGCTGAATTTGAGATGTTGACAGTTCTGTTTTCCAACAATCATTCACTCAGTGGTTTTAGTATGATTTGAGCCTTGCCTGAACCACCTACATTAGTTTTAAACTACATTAGTAGTTTAAAAATAGTGATTTTcagggttgggcacggtggctcatgcctttaatcccagcactttgggaggccgaggcaggcagatcacttgagtgcgggagttttgagaccagcctggccaacatggtgaaaccctgtttctactaaaaatacaaaaaatagttgggtttggtggtgcatgcctataatcctagctacacaggaggctgaggcaggagagtcgcttgaacctggaaagctgagagattgccccactgcactccagcgtgaacgacagagcaagactcagtctcaaaaaaaaaaaagaaaaaatatatgattttctaTTGTaaaatttcttgtttatttgtgggtattatttataaagaagagCTATCGTTTCCCTATCTCTGTACCCCATTTGTTTTTATCAAtgtggagttttaaaaatcattatattatTGATTTTGGTCATTATTTCCTTTAATGCTCAAATTAACCCATATTTGGTCAGTGGGAGGCCCATCAAGCTATTTCTCTGACCCTTTGCCATATCCccaacagtgtttttttttttttttttttttttagcgtagtttcatagtttctggCACAGTAAGATGTTCTATGATTACCTTTTGCTTTACTTGCCTCAGTCCCAGAATCAGTCATTATCCTAAAGAGCTCCCTGGTTCCTTTTGGTGGGTAATGGCATTCAGAAACTGTGATCTGGGCACAAGATGTGTTCATTGCTACATGATTGCCTTTTGCTTCTAGGCCCTTTTAAGTGAACAGAGCTagcaatgaatatttttaagtatatgtgtgtgtatttgtatacatATGAAGATTTGATACTTTCTGTAATTCCAATTTAACAATATAggttcttttttccttcatttcatatTTGTATCTCCTTGAGAGCCCTGGTTACTTAGAGCATcaatatgtttcaaaatatttacacatttgCAGAATACTATAATATGCAAAAGTAGTTTCACAATTGCTACATAAATCCCACCATCAACAATAAATGTATTATGTaatgtttaagatttttttgtaattctttttatcCTTAGGATATTTTGCACTGATCAGTGTTCAGTTAGTGtgttcaaaaattatttggattaattttttattgtcttctgggtggttttattatctatttgctatatagatttatttatttatattagtattCTATTTTTGACGTTTTCTCTCCCATTCATTGTCAAGCTGACttacacattaaaaattaaacatttacacAGTTCAAAACTCCAGTATATAAAATGATATTCTCAAATGTCCCATATTTCCCTATTCCTTCTCTCCTGTTTCCACTCATCTCCTGCAAGTAATCAGTTTCATTTCTGGGTTATTCTTCCTATATATCTTTttgcaaaaataagcaaatgaatcaTCTGTGTATATGtgatgtatatatgtacattctCATTTCCCCTTTTTCCTAATAGAAAATCTACTACCTTACATGTATTCTTAAACACATGGCTTGTTTTACTTAACATATTCTTAGAATCTCAAAATCACTCCATGTAAGTTCATAAAGAtcatccttattctttttttacagCATTATATAGTGctatctgtgaatatactataGTTTATTCACTCTTTGTAGCATCTAGGATGATTGCAGTATTTTGCTATGATAACACTACGATGAACAACCcgtgtgtatgttttcttttttcttattattggaATGTGTCCTCTGTAAATTACTCAAAGGGGGCAGCAGATATCACATTATGTTAAAAGCAATTAAAACTAGCGCTGTATTTTCATCTTAGGAGACTTGGATACAGTTGCAGGGCTGGAAAAAGAACTGAGTAATGCCAAAGCGGAACTTGAACTCAtggctaaaaaagaaagaaaaagtcaagtgAGTTTTCTAGTCAAGTCTTAGTTTCAAAtccctgttttttctttcaaaatagtttatatttaaaagCACGTAATTCTCCAAGTATAATATCTGAGTCCAAATGCCGggtatgacttttttctttttggagaaaaatataagttattttatatatacattatctcaAAAAGATGCTCCTGTTTTTAGATTGGGACCATTAAAACTTATTAAGTGCTGGAAAAACGTAACCCTCTCTCCCAATTGCTAACtggaataaaataattgtaaaggccgagtgcagtggctcatgcctgtaatcccagcactttgggaggccgaggtggactgatcacttgaggtcaggagtttgagaccagcctggccagtatgacgaaacctcgtctctactaaaaatacaaaaattagccaggtgtagcggcaggcacctgtaatcccagctacttgggagcctcaggcaggagaatcgcttgaacccgggaggtggaggttacagtgaactgagattgtgccatcacactccagcctgggcaacaagagtaaaactccacctccaagataataataataataattgtaaagcACTAGTGAAAACAGGAAGTGTCGTGTGATTGCTGCTTAGAGTTATGACATTAGACCCATGAAATTAGTTTTAGAAACATGAAACAAGAGAAATTTGAGTATAATCAAAGTTTATTAAGTATTCATGTGCGATGTACTATACTAGGTATTTAAATTAGCACTAATGCTCACAGCTCTACACAAAGTAAGTGGTGTCGACCCAATTATTATAGACGAAGAAGCTGAAACActgatttctcttttaaaatgggaGTGGAGAATAGTCATGTAACTAATAAATACCAGAGCTATGATTCAAACTCAAGCCTTTTGTGACTTCACATACTTCCTAAGAAGATTCATTTCCTAGAGCACATTTTTCCCACCTTACGCTTTAACTCTCTCTAGCATAGAGTTCTCATCAATTTTTTTAGAAGAGGCCTTTCAGCCTtagagattcccttccccctgcATTTCCTCCACAGCTAGCTGCATACTCAACTATGATGTTGAAGAAATGCTAGGACCGCAGTGCAGAGTTACAGACTGAAACTGAAAGCTTGTTTGTTACTATGTTGGCATCTCTTTTAGAAGATCAGTCAGTGTCATGGCTTCCTGAATTCAGTTTAACTAGCTAGTCCAAATAGCTCCTTagtttttttctaccttttgccATAGCTAGATCTCTAATACAAAACCTGTGTTTGTATTTGTGATGGAATTATCATATATTATCTTTTGATTTCATTACCATATTTCTGCTTACAAACAGACTCATGTTTTATGACTCAATTAGTTTTCAGGATATGAGAATGTGTGGCGTTTAAGAAATACCAGTTTTAAAAATCCCCTAGTCTCCCTTCCTCTTTGTGGTCCTACCTTAGCCATTTTCTGATTGTTCATGTTAGATATTTTAGTTTCCACATCCTCTTCctgtttttctcatatttatCAAATCCAGAGTAATGTTACTTTTTGATTCTGTCCTGTTTTCAGGATTATGAAATTGTAATGCCTATGAATGGGTATTTTGAGTGGGTGATATTTAACTATTGCTAAATTCCCTTAAAGggtttctttaaaataacttgtccTTACCATAAAGACTGTATGGATATGTGGTATCTACAGGAAAGACATTATAACCTAGTGGCTCTGAGTCAGCTTCCCTGAGTTTTCACGTTCTGTATTTACCACTTACTAGCCAGCCCTGTGATTTTTGAACAAGTTCCTTAATTTCTCTCAGACTCAATCACCTTGTCTATAAATTGAAGAGTAGAAGAAGTCACCTTGTGTATACATCGAAGAGTAGTtatctcataggattgttgtgaggattcactcattcattcattagctACATGGGGACCTTCTCTAAGCTTGGGCTAGTGCTGAGGATGAGGTAGTGAATGAAATCAGTAAGGTCTCTGGCTCTATGTAGTTAATTTCTACTGGGGAGatacagacaataaataaatagacattaTAATTATAGAGTATAGTAAGTGATATGAGGGAAATGATAgaaagcaacatggatggagatcTTAAATAGGGTGGCCAAAGAAGGCTTCTCTGAGCAGATGACACGTAAGCTGGGACCTGAGGATGAACAGGAGGCAGCCCTGGGAAAGATATTTCAGGCAAAAGGAGTAGTAGTTGTaaaggctgagtcaagagaaagTCTGGTGTTCCTAGAAGAGAAAAAGTCTAGTGTGCCTATGAAGTCATGAGTGAGGAGTAAAATGGCAGACATTAAAGTAGGAAAAGTAGGCAGGAGTCAGATCACTAGATTTGTTAAAAggattaaatatatacaaagcGTTTATTAGAGAGCCCGGGGGCATAGTGTTAGCAGCTATGGTTATTatcatgttttgtgtgtgtgtgtgtgtgtgtgtgtgtgtgtgtgtcacagagtctcgctctgttgccaggctggagtgcagtggcacaatctcagctcactgcaagctccacctcccgggttcaagcgattctcctgcctctgcctcctgagtagctggggttacaggcacacaccaccacgcccagctaatttttatatttttagtagagatgggtttcaccatgttggtcaggctggtcttgaactcctgaccttgtgatccgcccacctcagcctcccaaagtgctgggattacagacgtgagccaccgcgcctggtctatTAAATCCTGATTTTTAATGAACTTTGTCATAACCAAGTATTTGTCATTTTCTGGTGAGAACACTGAAAGTTTAGGGCATGTAGTGCCAGCTTTTGGCAACATTTCTTCCTAGGTGGTGGCATGTTCTTCCATCAGGAGGCATGAAATGTTTGGTGATCTCTCGTGATGTTGGCAGCTGTTGCTGTATCATgccttatccattcattcattaaggGTTGCAAAATGGAGATATCCTCATGCTGTCATTTTTCATCTGTTGGGTGAAATACATAAAAACTTCATCTCTTCTTGCTTCTGCTAATGGTGACCATTCTTTTTCAGTATCATAATAAGCTTGTTAAACAAATTTGATGTGTTTTATAGTGCTAGCTAAAGTGGAAGACGTCATTAAGAACAGCTATGACATCGTCCCATAAAACATCCTTTGGTGCCATACTGCATGGATTATTGATTTGATGCTGTAGAGCCCTATTcatgttctcattttcttttgcattacTGGCTGATAGTGATATGATATGCAAAAGCATTTGCCTCGGTGTTAAAATGTAAACATGGCAGATACTGTTTCCTCTTTCCACAGATGGAGCTTTCTGCTCTACAGTCCGTGATGGCTGTGCGAGAAGAAGAGCTGCAGGTGCAGGCTGCTGATATGGAGTCTCTGACCAGGAACATACAGATTAAAGAAGATCTCATAAAGAtctttcaaaacttttaaaagaccattagaaATGTTCGCAGCTCAGAATAGCTGTAGGGCATCTTCAGACAGTATTTGCACACACTGAATCCCTTGGCCAGTGATTATTAATATCCCACTTGAAAGTATAGGCAGACTACTTCAAGAATGTTTGTTCCCCTGCTCCTCTGCTGAATAATccttttattactattttcataTCCACACTGTTTTTTGTCTTCTGGGACCTGCAAATGCAACTGGTTGATCCTGAAGACATACCAGCTATGGAACGCCTGACCCGGGAAGTCTTACTTCTTCAGGAAAAAGTTGCTTCAGTAGAATCCCAGGGTCAAGAAATTTCAGGAAACCAAAGACAACAGGTAAGTTATTGGAAtgtaaatcttatttatttatttacttttttttttttttttcagtagagacggagtttcaccatgctggtcagactggtcttaaactcctcacCGCAAGTGGTCCATCctccttggcccctcaaagtgctggaattacttacaggcatgaatcaccacatgagacagggtctcactgtgtcacccaggctcgagtgcagtggtacgatcactgctcactgcagcctcaaactctgggcctcaaggaatcttactgcctcagcctcctgagtagctggagctgcaggtgcacgccaccacgcccagctcaaaCCTTATTTTTCTACTGTGAAATAAACCATGGTAAAGCTGTCAATCTCAGCTATTTGTGGAGGGTTAGTTGATGGTATTTCATAGACAAACTGTGCTCTAAAGTTTCCTACTTTGGTCGGTAGCAGCTATAGATGCCCCTTTCTGACATTTGTAGTTCTGAAAAGAGCAGCAGTTCTTTTGGACACATACCAGTTGTTATCCCTCACACTCATACATAAGTCACCTCCCTCTCAACTGAATCGTTCTCTTTTATCTGCGTTTAACCATGTTCAAGTCTCtcccagtcaaaaaaaaaaaaaagagagaaagaaacccctgccttttccccaaatttctttgtagCTACAGCCTCGTTTAACCTTTCTTCAATGCCAAACTTTTCCAGAAGACTTACTTGCCTGTACTCCCTGTCTCCATTATCATCTCTCTCACTAGCTACTCACCCCACTCCATTCTGGCTTTTAACTCTACCTTAAACAACTCTGTTGGTTATACATTTTCATAGCTCATTATCTTTATAGCACTTATTACACACACAGTGACACATATCTATGATTAATGAACGTCTTTTTCCTCCACTAGATAGTAAGCTTTCCCCTAGAACCTAGAACAGAGTCTGTCCCAtagaaggtgctcagtaaatatttattgaatgaatgaagaatattAGTGAGTCCTGTTATATATATTTCCCTCTTGCCTGTCCTGTTCCCCTCTTACTCCTTTCTCTTAGCTGCTTTCCTGTGCTTCtagcttctctctcctttttcttctttttgctcccATGTTTGAATTCCACCCTGCAgggttttaaagattttttaaaaagataatatgaCATTGATTTGAAAACCATAAAGTAGTATCAAAAGTTTAAATACTAAGATAGTGGGCTTTTTAAGTCCTAGTACATGCTAAtgcattttcttgtttctcaggATTAACTGTGGCTTCATGTCTCACTGTGCCATTTGCATGttgcttcttctctcttctcagtTGCTGCTGATGCTAGAAGGACTAGTAGATGAACGGAGTCGGCTCAGTGAGGCCTTACAAGCAGAGAGACAGCTCTATAGCAGTCTGGTGAAGTTTCATGCCCATCCAGAGAGTTAAAAGAGtgactgtttttctctttattctttattgaaatttttatgtcttttactattgtattatttttatgccttttattcTTCAGTAAGTGCAGATGCTTATGATACTGAAGAGGGGAGAAAAAACAAGGACAATTACTGGGGCTACCCACTTTGTCATTTGTTTTATGGattgctctgagcctcagtgtcagAATCTTAAGTCGGGAATAGTGCCTGTTTCGCACAACTATTGCAGAGTTTAAATAAGAAGACAGCTTTGGTGTCTAAAATAATGCCTTGCATAGAGTAAGCACTCAATgtatgttcatttcttttctgtgatcCATGTCCTGTTAAAGGCTGTTCTATTATAAACATAAGGCTAttccctgtctctacgaaaaatacaaatatgagctGGATGAGGTAGCgcgtgctgtagtcccagctactcgggaggctgaggcaggagaatcacttgaacccgggagacagaggttgcagtgagccaagatcgcaccactgcactccatcctgggcgacagagtgagactccatctcaaaaacaaacaaaaagtaaggtTATAATGGGCACTGATATTCATTTAATAtcatcaattaaaatatattaattgggATGGCTAAATCATCCTGGGACCACCGATAACTATCatgatgaatatattttcttctacctctTGATTTTTGGTCACATATATGATACCTCACTGGatcattttatattctcttcattttttttctcattttgccttCCCTACTAGCCCCTTTTACTCTTTctcaattttattgttattattatttttgctattcaGTTTCTTGTAATTTATTGTtgggctttaaaaatgttttctttctaccAGGAAAATGAAGGCAGAGGAAAGGTCTGATAGGACCAGTTGATTGTGTTACTTTTTACAGAACCTCTGGAGCTTTAGTGTTTATGAACCAGATTCCTTTTCAGCACACCATCCCACAGTCAAGTTTggtaacaaatgagaaaacaagtaTCTCCAGTAGTGGTTCTACTTGGCTCAGTCTTGCTCCAGTTTATATTTAGTTTGTCCTGGGTTTTAGTTTTTCAGAAACAAAAGCTTTTAGTCAAATaatgaaatttctcttttttgggcTATAGGGGTGTGATATAAGTCTTAGGGGCTATAATTTTATGTGAAATTGGCCCAGAATCTAGCATAAGGGGCAAGCTTTTAAAAAAGGGAGCAGTCTTTACTAATCTATCAGCAGTGAACACAAATGCCACACAGAGACGACATTCATTTATTGTGTCCTGGAGAACAATTACTTTACAAAGTCGTGTGGCTCAAAGTGGCACTGATGGTTCTTTGGAAGCAAATGTGGACTCACTACAGTTGATGGCTAATCCATTTTCCTTCCGTGTGGCATGTTTAATCAGCTCTGAGAGAGACCGAACTCTGCAGGTGGAACTGGAAGGGGCTCAGGTGTTACGCAGTCGGCTAGAAGAAGTTCTTGGAAGAAGCTTGGAGCGCTTAAACAGGCTGGAGACCCTGGCCGCCATTGGAGGTGGGGAACTGGAAAGTGTGCGAATTCATCACAAGCATGCCTACTGAGCACTGGCGGGTCAGACTGCAGCCCAGGATGGAAAACCTTGTTTGCACTAACCAGAAAGATCCTTATCTGATTTTGGCAGAATTAAACGGTGACTTACTAATGATAGAACTGGTACAAGTAGCATCAACTACAAAGTGAAACTCACTTTAGCCTACATGGATCTCACTGTACATACATATCAATCCCCAAATTGAATGGTGGAGGTTGCAAAGTGTATTTGCACATTTTAAATCATTCTGCTTTAGTTTTTCCACTTTTATTCATTCTTATCCCTAGCCCCTTCTCATTCCCTCATCCCTTCTGTGGGCCAATAAAGTTTATTCTTCCCCCACTTTCACAATCCATTTCATATGTTCCATATCATATAAATGCAGGTGTGTGTATTATTTTTGCCTTTCAGTCAACTCCCTTTGAGTGAGagcatttttaaatcaaaagaatACAAGTTTTGAGATGAGAGAGTGGGAAAGAGATTGGGAGTCTACAAGAAAGACTTCGTAAAAGTGATATAATCCTTATCAAAAGGTAATCAAAACCAGGAGAGTAGTCTTGTAATAGGAGACTGCAAGTATTGGGAAGGCCAAGTTAAAGAACAGAGGCAAAAACTATCAAAGTGATCATAGTAAACTTTTATCTCCAATAATGTCTCAGAGTTGACTGTTGTACACAAGTGAAATTAGATTAGGTACAGattaaattctatttaaaatttgttcttgATTGATTCCTTTAGGTTTCTTTAAACCAAAGTCATGCTATTTAGTCAGAACATAACTTCTAGAATGGTCTTCCAGTGTCAGAATTCTCTGTCTACaaagataatttcaaatgtacatttacattcagtgtttcACCAAATAACTCATTATAGCCAAAGGAGGGTATTGCTTCTTCCATTTGTGGCACTAAATAGGGTCCTAAGTTTTTCACTATTTAGTATGTATACGTTTCTCCATATAAAAAGAAGTAATAGACTTCAGGCTTTGAAGTGCTTGAATAGTTTAGAAAGAAATGTTACAGATGTATGTTTATAGTTTTAATCATTGTCAATGCTTTCTTGTGGCAACATAACAGGTATAAGGAGAGGGGCACTGGAGATTGTATTTCTGATGTCTTGA
This Rhinopithecus roxellana isolate Shanxi Qingling chromosome 8, ASM756505v1, whole genome shotgun sequence DNA region includes the following protein-coding sequences:
- the LOC104678682 gene encoding LOW QUALITY PROTEIN: myomegalin-like (The sequence of the model RefSeq protein was modified relative to this genomic sequence to represent the inferred CDS: substituted 1 base at 1 genomic stop codon) produces the protein MLIEKKEPHCKNDLSATLLCKLGPGQSEITEELCQRLQRKERMLQDLLSDRNKQVVEHEMEIQGLLQSMRTREQESQAAAEKIVQTLMERNSXLQALCQYLGGRDSLTSQAPISNQQAGVTSIGPSLGEQTDQGAMQIPSRDDISSLAAKEDASIPRSTLGDLDTVAGLEKELSNAKAELELMAKKERKSQMELSALQSVMAVREEELQVQAADMESLTRNIQIKEDLIKDLQMQLVDPEDIPAMERLTREVLLLQEKVASVESQGQEISGNQRQQLLLMLEGLVDERSRLSEALQAERQLYSSLVKFHAHPESSERDRTLQVELEGAQVLRSRLEEVLGRSLERLNRLETLAAIGGAAAGDDTEDASTEFIDSIEEEATHHSHQQREPYAT